A segment of the Candidatus Binatia bacterium genome:
GAACCAGACGAGCATCGCCGGCCCGAAGATCGCGGAGACGCGCGCGGTCCCGTGACGCTGTACCTGGAAGAGCCCGAGTAGGATGAGGACCGTGATCGGCACGATAAGAGGATCGAATCGATCTGTGGCGATCCCGAGGCCTTCGACGGCGGAGAGGACCGAGATCGCGGGTGTGATCGCGCCGTCGCCGTACAGGAGGGCGGCGCCGAACAACCCGAGGCCGGCGAGGACCCCGGTGCGTGAGCGCGCAGCCTCCGATTTCGGAAGGATGAGAGCGAGCAGCGCGAGGATGCCGCCTTCGCCCTGGTTGTCGGCTCGCATCACGAAGTGCAGGTACTTGAACGAGACGACCAGGAGCAGGGCCCACAGAATCAAGGAGATCACGCCGAGGACGTCTTCGGGCGTGGGAGAGATCGCGCGCGGGCCGGTGAAGCACTGGCGAAACGCGTAGATCGGCGATGTCCCGATGTCGCCGTAGACGATGCCGAGGGCACCCAGCGCCAGGAGCGAGAGGTCCTTAGGTGCGGAGGTCCCCGGAGGCGCCGCTGCCGGCGTCCCCTTCGACTTGTCCGACGCGCCGGAGGTCGTGTCGCTCATCGTTCCGACGAGTTATCGACTTCGCGGCCCGATGGCTACAGGGACGTGGATTCGGTGAAGGCCGGAGCGAACCCGCCGTCTTCGGTGCGGGCATTCGTGGTCTGCCCCGGGTACAGACGCCCCGCGACGAGCTGAATCCGACCGTCGTAGGCGTAGCTGTGAAGGTCGAACTTGAGGGGCAACGTCGTTCCGTTGATCTCGATCGTGCGCTGGCCGGGGGGCCGGGTACGCCTCTACAACGCATCCAGATCGTAAAGAGCTGGGTGGATCGGTCGACGCGAATGCATGAGAAGGTGTTCTAAATCGCGGAGGACCCGGACAACGGCGCTTTGGTCGATGCCAACATGTGTACAGCGACCAACGTTGGTTTTGATTCGTTGTGCACGATCTGGACGGATCCGGAGTTCGATCGAGACCAGAAGGCGTCTTATTACGTGCGCGTTCTGGAGAACCCGGTGTGCCGATGGAGGTACGTATATGTGCAACGGGGCGGGCGTCGGTTGCGAGGTGGGCCCCGCCGTCGCACGGGTCAGCGTTCCGCCAGGGGCGTCCAGGCACGGTCGAAATCCCCAACGTACATGGCGCGGGGGCGAATCAGACGATCATCGTCGATTTGCTCGAGAACGTGGGCGGTCCATCCACCGACACGTGCGACCGCGAACGTCGGCGAGAAGAGGTCGGCTTGGAGGCCGATGCCGTGCAGGACGAGCGCGGTATAGAACTCGACGTTTGTCTCCAGGCGACGGTCCGGTTTCCGAAGGGCGAGGGTCGCGACAAGCTCCTTTTCGACGATACGGGCGTCGCGGTACAGGGACGCGTCCGACCGGTCGGCGAAGAGCTGTGCCGCCGCCTCGTTCAGAACCTCGGCTCGGGGATCGCGGACCTTGTAGACCCGGTGCCCGAAACCCATGATCCGATCGCCCGCGGCGATCGTCTCCTCGGCCCACTGTCGGGCTTCCACCTCGACGGTTCTCCCGGAGATCTTCGAACGCTTCTGGATCTCGAAGACCATGTCGAGTGCCGGTCCGGGTGCGCCGCCGTGGAGCGGGCCTTTGAGGGCGCCAATGGCGCCGACGACTGCTGAGGTCAGGTCGGACCGAGTGCTCACGATCACACGCGAGGAGAACGTCGAGGCGTTCATCCCGTGGTCGATCACGGTGTTGAGGTACGTCTCGAGAGCGCGGACAGCATTCTCGGCCGGGCGCTCGCCGGTCAGCATGTAGAGATAGTTGGCCGTGTGTCCGAGGCTGGAGTCCGGTTGGATCGGCTCGGCCCCGGCGCAGAGTCGCGCGTAGGCCGCGGCGAGGGTAGGGAAGGCGGCGAGCAGGGTCCGCGCACGCGAGACGTTCGCCGCACGGGTGTCTGCGAGCGGGTCTTCTTCCACCAGGCTCAGGGTGGACGCGCCGATTCGAAGGGCATCCATAGGGTGGAGGTTTCGATCCGCGGCTCGCCTCAGGAGGAGAAGTGCCTCCGCGGGGATCTGCCGACGGCTCGA
Coding sequences within it:
- a CDS encoding citrate/2-methylcitrate synthase, with amino-acid sequence MSEIVSGLEGIFVAKTRTSRVDGEAGKLTIGGFPVERLAPAAAFEEVVFLLWEDRLPTQAEYRALRDDLSSRRQIPAEALLLLRRAADRNLHPMDALRIGASTLSLVEEDPLADTRAANVSRARTLLAAFPTLAAAYARLCAGAEPIQPDSSLGHTANYLYMLTGERPAENAVRALETYLNTVIDHGMNASTFSSRVIVSTRSDLTSAVVGAIGALKGPLHGGAPGPALDMVFEIQKRSKISGRTVEVEARQWAEETIAAGDRIMGFGHRVYKVRDPRAEVLNEAAAQLFADRSDASLYRDARIVEKELVATLALRKPDRRLETNVEFYTALVLHGIGLQADLFSPTFAVARVGGWTAHVLEQIDDDRLIRPRAMYVGDFDRAWTPLAER